The window TGCGCGGGTCGGCCCCGAAGCGGCGCCGCCAGAGCGCGTGGGAGAGCACGGCCACCGGCTCGGAGCCGGGGGCGTCCTCGCCCGCCGCGAAGCCGCGCCCCAGCGCCATCGGCGTCCCCAGCACGGCGAAGTAGCCGCCGCTCACCAGCTGCCCCCGCACCGTCTCGGGCTCGCCGCCGCCCGAGAGCGACACCTCCACGTCGTGGAACGCCGCGACGTCCGACAGCACGTCGCGCGCGCCGCCCTGGTAGTCGCGGAAGTCGGGGTACGACAGCGAGAGCGGGTGTCCCCCTCGCTCGTCCACCGGGGTCACCCACACCAGCCGGTCGGGGTCGGCCACGCCCGGGCGCGGCCGGAAGAGCAGGGCGTCCACCAGCGTGAACAGCGCCGTGTTCGCGCCGATCCCGAGCGCCAGCGTCACCACCGCCAGCAGGGTGAAGCCGGGCGAGCGCGCCAGCTGGCGCAGGGCGTAGCGGAGGTCGTGGAGGAAGGTGTCCATTCGGCGAGTGCGAAAGTGCGAAAGTGCGAAAGTGCGAAAGTGCCCAGTGCCCAGTGCCCAGGGGGCGTAGCGCCGTTCCTGGGCACTGGGCACTAGAACCTGGGCACTCTCATGCGGCTGCCGTCTCGCCCACCATCCAGCCGTCGGCGAGCTCGATGATGCGGTGGCCGTAGGCGGCGTTCGCCTCGGAGTGGGTCACCTGCACGATGGTGGTGCCGTCCGCGTTCAGGCGCCGGAACAGCTCCATGATCTCGCGCCCCTGCGTGGAGTGCAGGTTCCCCGTGGGCTCGTCGGCCAGGATCACCCTGGGGCTGTGGATGATGGCGCGCGCCACGGCCACCAGCTGCTGCTGCCCGCCGGAGAGCTGGGTGGGGTAGAGGTCCTTCTTGGCCACGATCCCGAAGCGGTCGAGCGCGTCGGCCACCATCGCCTCGCGCTCGCGCTTCTTGATGTCACGGTACGAGAGGGGGATGTCGAGGTTCTCGGCCACCGTCAGGTTGTCGAGCAGGTGGTACTGCTGGAAAACGAAGCCGATGTTCTGGTTGCGCAGCGTGTTGCGGTCCTTGCCGCCGAGCTTGTGCACCGGGCGGTCGGCGAACCAGTACTCGCCGCTCCAGGCGCTGTCGAACATCCCCATGATGGAGAGCAGGGTGCTCTTCCCCGCGCCGCTCGGGCCCATCACGGAGACGAACTCGCCGGGGGCGATGTCGAGGTTGATGTTGCGCAGCACCCAGGTGCGCTGGGTCCCGGTGCCGAAGAACTTCTCGAGGTTGCGCAGGCGGATCATTGGCGGGCGGCGGGTTCGGGTGAGGGCGGCACGGGAGGCGTGCGCGGTTCCCGGAGGCGGAGGATGGCGAGCCCCGTGCCGGAGGTTGGGCGGCTCGCAAGCGGATGTATTTCAACCATTTGGAGAATCGCTGGCCGTGGCCGGCTTGTTCGCGCGTGGGATTCGGCGTCCCATAACCGGACAATCCCGGGGCCCGGCCGCTCCCGTCGGGCCCCGGTTGGACCGTAGGTCGGGGGAGACTGCGCCGGCCCACGAGAATCTTGCGCGCTGGACGTGTTGGTTGTAATTTGTTGGTCCATCTTTCCGTGAGGTTTCC is drawn from Longimicrobium sp. and contains these coding sequences:
- a CDS encoding ABC transporter ATP-binding protein; the protein is MIRLRNLEKFFGTGTQRTWVLRNINLDIAPGEFVSVMGPSGAGKSTLLSIMGMFDSAWSGEYWFADRPVHKLGGKDRNTLRNQNIGFVFQQYHLLDNLTVAENLDIPLSYRDIKKREREAMVADALDRFGIVAKKDLYPTQLSGGQQQLVAVARAIIHSPRVILADEPTGNLHSTQGREIMELFRRLNADGTTIVQVTHSEANAAYGHRIIELADGWMVGETAAA